The genomic interval gtatatttattatgtatacataaacattatatatttagatatatttacatgtctataatataatatatatatatatataatgagagtctaatataatatataatataatataaatacatttattataaacaaccattttttaaatgtgtacatgcatgaatgtgtatttgtttatacatataaatatataaatcttttggTGGGGATTCATTTTTTCGAATTTgttcacattttatatatttttcataaactgagattttttttGGTAATTAGGTTTTatagcaggttttttttttttttttttttttttttaggtattgtTTAACAGGTCGATGTAACCTTGTCCTGCTCAGATTTCATTTCTGTAGCTCACAGTTGCTTCAAACAGCAAGAGGATCTgtacagcgccacctgctggttatCCACAAAACTGTGTAATGCCAGTAAAATAATACATGCATAAAAATCTTTTATACCTGGTTTATTATACACTATTGTTTCATTTGGGTCTGATTCATGAATACCACAATCAATTCTGAACTATTTAAATTATGAACACAGCATAACTGGATACAAAAACAAGTTTATTTACAAGCTTCAGAGAGAATAAATAAAAACGGTGTATAAAAAGCAAGACTTGTGCAGCAGTCCAAGTTGCCGAGGCTTTTGCTTCAACATCTGAATCCAAACGTCACAAACACCGCATTTACCCTAAAAGGAGCGACGTATCATGGGGGATACAAATataagagtcaagttttaaaaataaatcaggaAATTGTATTGGATGCAATAAATTAGTGATGTCTCTTTTTGTTTAACCCTTTTTAGAGTTAAAGACACTGTCATTGCTCTGCTCACGTTCTGTCAATCACACGTTTATTCCCCTGTTTTCTCCACACGTCAGTCGTCCTTCTTGTTATCGATGAGCTCCTGCGTTTGCAGAGCGAGTTTCCTCTTCATCTCCCTCTCCTGTTTCAGAGCAGCTTCTGCTTTCTTACTCTGGTAGATCTTGGCTCCAGCAAACGCCAAACACAACACGAGCGTCTTCAGTGCCAGGATGTACAGCAGCAGCGGCACATTATCCAGAGCCTGacaacacagtcacacacacaccgttATGATAACAACAATACCGTTACAATACAACACACACATCGTATCTTTACCAGACATTATTGTTACGACTGTAAAATCATAACTGAATATGAAATCACAAAAAAACGGACATTGTTATGACGGTAAAATCATAACGgaatataaaatcacaaaaaaagggACATTATTGTTATGACTGTAAAATCATCATAACTGAATATGAAATAACAATAATGTCCGATTTTTTGTGATTTCATATTCAGTTATGATTTTACCGTCATAACAATAATGTCCGTTTTTTTGTGATGACTGTAAAATCATcataacatcacaaaaaaatgGACATTATGGTTATGACTGTAAAATCATCATAACTGAATATGAAATCACAAAACAAAGATACTTTATTGTTATGATGGTAAAATCATAACTGAATATGAAATCCCCAAAAAAAGGACATTGTTATGACTGTAAAATCATCATAACtaaatatgaaatcaaaacaaacagACTTTGTTACGACTGTAAATTCATCATAACTGAATATGCAatcaaactaaaaaacaaaaaacacattgttaCGACTAAAATCATAACTGAATATGCAATCacactaaaaacaataaaaacacgtTATTGTTATGACTGTAAAATCCAAACTGAATATGCAGTTACACTAAAAAACACTGACGTTATTGTTAGACTGTAACATCATAACTGAAtatgcaatcacacacacaaaaaacatgttATTGTTACAACTGTAAAATCATCATAACTGAATAtgaaatcacaaaacaaacagactTCATTGTTATGATAGTTAAAATCATCATAACTGAATAAGAAATCACATTAAACAAATCAGATGTTATTGTTACGACTGTAAAATCATCATAACTGAATATCCaatcacactaaaaaaaaaaaaaacattgttatgactgtaaaatcaaaactgaatatgcaattacacacaaaaaactgACATTATTGTTAGACTGTAAAATCATAACTGAATATGCaatcactatttaaaaaaaaaaaaaacagactttatTGTTCAACTGTGAATTCATAACTGAATATGCAAaatcacactttaaaaaaattaacaaaaaaacccCACACTGTTACATTGTTTTCTAGGGGTGCACcgatatatatcggccgatgattaatgcgcatctcgtcagtaaagccaaaaaattagaatatatatatatatatatatatatatatatatatatatatatatatatatatatatatatatatatatatatatatatattttttttttttctcattttatttgtattatcttGTTATTTTAGTAGATAGAATAAAGGTAAGACTCAAGTAATACACCACTGgtaactgtaaagggtctactttttttgtgtgcactcacaatatcaacaaaacgatgtgcttttgtaaattaaagaaaacaaacatgatgcgtTTTCTGCCATCTCGTCTTGAACAGGATCAATTCACAAACCCAAACTCATTGAACACATGCCACacatacatgataaatatatttatagaaagcattaaattaaagctgcggtagggaacttttgacgctctagcggttaataaacagaactgcttgcgtcttgcagaagaacatcgtagctggaactagttctctctgtttatgtctatgaagaatcacaaaggtactgggttactccgccgcggtacccccggagcaatctaaaatagtccgaatataaacacttattataggtgcaccctagtgattcaggacaagccaaaaacacggtttggaaaatggattcatggtgtactcacttattatatacatttttctacattttgaacacaaacaaagttacggaccgcagctttgattggttgtttttaccgggagcgatggagtttctgcagatggcaataggacactgggaggagccagaggagcttgatttatacacagattatctgtctcatattctactgtcaagacataatgacaggtttaataaatatgtaaaaaatatattttttacaaaagttccctacagcacctttaatatttaattaaataaaaaaaataaaaaaactctttcATTTTAATGATAAACCATAAAGACGCACTTCTTTCTAAAGGCGCATCTAATGATTAGATGTCGAGTCAGGTTCGGAAACGGCATCCTTGCGTCACAGACTTCAAATATCTCCTTTCTGTTTTCCCTTGATGCATTTGTTGTAAATACTTTCGAGGCAAGCTTAAGCCTATTGTGTGtatttgaacgcagaactgttcagctgctGATGGCATGCCATGCACCATACAACACCGTCGGGTCACTCTTGacattttac from Carassius auratus strain Wakin chromosome 26, ASM336829v1, whole genome shotgun sequence carries:
- the smim11 gene encoding small integral membrane protein 11 yields the protein MINWKALDNVPLLLYILALKTLVLCLAFAGAKIYQSKKAEAALKQEREMKRKLALQTQELIDNKKDD